The Acidianus manzaensis genome has a window encoding:
- a CDS encoding ATP-binding cassette domain-containing protein, with the protein MLIINSSFPMGNLEIEKDEIVGLLGKNGSGKTTLINSVLCQNSTKIYIDNQDFCEEKDYSLLSVVLQDPYSQILAESAKEEVELMRKFHNINEETVKKIMGNYYTTEFLKLSDGYKRRFVISTILASNPRYILLDEPFANLDYQAINDVKEILPKGSLIAEHRTKEIRDIIDRAYLIDEGKIREIDKDKLYDEHFLISKGLRGFKLEKEQIELGNIIFEAETSKVSIRVREKEILCLVGKNGSGKTTTLKQLVGKIYVIFQNPDLQFFHNTVAEEIKDDNVLELFKLKDKADKSPYVLSYGQKMRVLIASAFASKYKVIALDEPSVGMDGESLISFYEMIKLLRQEKRGIIIATHDEDLIGICDKIIKLN; encoded by the coding sequence ATGCTTATCATTAACTCTTCATTTCCCATGGGTAATTTAGAGATAGAAAAAGATGAAATAGTGGGTTTACTTGGAAAAAACGGTAGTGGAAAAACTACTTTAATAAATTCAGTTTTATGCCAAAACTCCACTAAAATTTATATAGATAATCAAGATTTTTGCGAAGAAAAAGATTATAGTCTTTTATCAGTTGTTCTTCAAGATCCATATTCCCAAATTTTAGCTGAATCCGCTAAAGAAGAAGTTGAATTAATGAGAAAATTTCATAATATAAATGAGGAAACAGTTAAAAAAATAATGGGAAATTATTATACAACTGAATTCTTAAAATTATCTGATGGATATAAAAGAAGATTTGTTATTTCCACAATTTTAGCCTCTAATCCTAGATATATTTTATTGGATGAGCCTTTTGCTAATTTAGATTATCAGGCTATCAATGATGTAAAAGAAATTTTACCCAAAGGTTCACTAATAGCTGAACATAGGACTAAAGAAATAAGAGACATAATAGATAGAGCCTATTTAATTGACGAGGGAAAAATTAGAGAAATAGATAAAGACAAATTATATGACGAACATTTCTTAATTTCAAAAGGATTAAGGGGATTTAAGCTAGAAAAAGAACAAATTGAACTTGGAAATATTATATTTGAAGCTGAAACCAGTAAAGTTAGTATAAGAGTTAGGGAAAAGGAAATATTATGCCTAGTAGGGAAAAATGGATCAGGAAAAACGACCACTTTAAAACAATTAGTTGGAAAAATTTACGTAATATTTCAAAATCCTGATTTACAATTTTTCCATAATACAGTAGCAGAAGAAATAAAAGATGATAATGTTCTAGAGCTTTTTAAACTAAAAGATAAGGCAGATAAGAGCCCTTATGTATTAAGTTATGGTCAAAAGATGAGAGTATTAATAGCATCAGCTTTTGCATCAAAATATAAAGTAATTGCATTAGATGAACCTAGTGTAGGAATGGATGGAGAATCTTTAATCTCGTTCTACGAAATGATTAAATTGTTAAGACAAGAGAAGAGAGGGATAATAATTGCTACACATGATGAAGATCTGATTGGAATTTGCGATAAAATAATAAAATTAAATTGA
- the hjc gene encoding Holliday junction resolvase Hjc, with translation MNKNIGRNAERELVKILKSKGFNAVRIPTSNTSPNPLPDVFATQNNILLSIEVKSTWNSKVKIEKIQICKIIDFLLMFPMKGIPIIAVKFKGKEGGWMVYEVNPDNRESIEVRKDNCIPLDMFIEKIFHNRLVFETQATS, from the coding sequence GTGAATAAAAACATAGGTAGGAATGCAGAAAGAGAACTAGTTAAGATCCTAAAAAGTAAAGGATTTAACGCTGTAAGAATTCCAACTTCTAATACTTCACCTAATCCTTTACCAGACGTGTTCGCTACACAAAACAATATTCTTCTGTCTATTGAAGTTAAATCTACTTGGAATAGTAAAGTTAAAATAGAAAAAATTCAAATTTGTAAAATTATAGATTTTCTATTGATGTTTCCAATGAAAGGCATACCAATAATTGCTGTAAAATTTAAAGGAAAAGAAGGAGGTTGGATGGTGTACGAAGTAAATCCAGATAATAGAGAATCTATAGAAGTCAGAAAGGATAATTGCATACCATTAGATATGTTTATTGAAAAAATATTCCATAATAGATTAGTTTTTGAAACTCAAGCTACTTCATAG
- a CDS encoding winged helix-turn-helix transcriptional regulator, with protein MDEINKKILFYMLKDYRISQRTIAKNLGLSSPAINYRVDKLLTDKVIKKVSLYINPNFYQKYHAYVAFKNLKDWNGEYIFKINCLEHTNIYEIEGDNIEDLQNKIDVMTKILGTPRMLYIPKQTLYSPSNFDYKLVSILKEDPMLEVMDIADKMKVSTKTIRRHLRYLFNKNYVRLIPEIDLNKAELFVYAIFTNKVEIGKKFFSSTMFREISDESAGIFVNVANNLEEVKTMYNKFREFDEDADLMIATNYEVA; from the coding sequence ATGGATGAAATAAACAAAAAAATATTATTTTACATGCTAAAAGATTATAGAATATCCCAAAGAACTATAGCCAAGAATCTTGGATTATCTTCTCCAGCTATAAACTATAGGGTAGATAAATTGCTTACTGATAAAGTAATAAAGAAAGTTTCTCTTTATATAAATCCTAATTTTTATCAGAAATATCACGCTTACGTAGCTTTTAAGAATTTAAAGGACTGGAATGGAGAATATATTTTTAAGATAAATTGCTTAGAGCATACAAATATTTATGAAATAGAAGGAGATAATATTGAAGATTTACAGAATAAAATTGATGTAATGACTAAAATTTTAGGTACTCCAAGAATGTTGTACATACCAAAGCAGACACTATATTCTCCGTCTAATTTTGACTATAAGTTAGTATCAATTTTAAAAGAAGATCCAATGCTAGAAGTTATGGACATAGCTGATAAAATGAAAGTATCAACTAAAACGATTAGAAGGCATTTAAGGTATTTATTTAACAAAAATTATGTAAGGCTAATTCCAGAAATTGATCTAAATAAAGCTGAATTATTTGTGTATGCTATATTTACTAATAAAGTTGAGATAGGAAAGAAATTCTTCTCCTCCACTATGTTTAGAGAAATAAGTGATGAAAGCGCAGGAATATTTGTTAACGTAGCAAATAATTTAGAAGAAGTAAAAACTATGTATAACAAATTTAGGGAATTCGACGAAGACGCGGATTTGATGATCGCTACTAACTATGAAGTAGCTTGA